The Phycisphaerae bacterium genome includes a window with the following:
- a CDS encoding twin-arginine translocase TatA/TatE family subunit: MTANAIAFLSLPGGPEWIIIGVVGLLIFGKKLPEVARSLGKSVVEFKKGLKAVEDEITSAGNESDNPSNQLPPTSNPYSSESAAEPPPNQNS, from the coding sequence ATGACGGCAAACGCGATAGCCTTTCTCAGCCTCCCCGGCGGGCCCGAGTGGATCATCATCGGGGTGGTGGGCCTCCTGATATTCGGCAAGAAGCTGCCTGAGGTCGCTCGTTCGTTGGGAAAAAGCGTGGTCGAATTCAAGAAAGGGCTCAAGGCCGTCGAGGACGAGATCACCAGCGCCGGCAACGAGTCCGACAACCCCTCGAACCAGTTGCCTCCGACCAGCAACCCCTACAGTTCGGAATCCGCAGCCGAGCCGCCGCCGAACCAAAACTCCTGA